The genomic stretch TCCCCTCACGTTCAGGATTGAACATTTTGAACATTTAGAGTATGGAAATAAGTGGTGGGTGGCTCGATAGGCGAAACCTGATAGCAGGTGACTCAACGGATCTTAAACGAGCCTCTTGATACCAGAGGAATCACCAGGACCAGCCATGAGTATCTGAAGGAAGAGAAATATCGAGCGAACATAGTGAAAAAGGGGTTGTTTGAACTAAAGCACAATTTTTTCGTGAGTGGAAAATAAAATTTGAGGTCGGATCTAGAACAAGGACAGAAAGGCGAGTGGGGCGATGGAAAAATCGTCGGAATCAATCGTCGAATGCGCTGTCACGCATGGTTCAGGTGGTGGCGCATGAGGCCCACGCGCGTAGGTTGCAGCCAATGTTTTAAAAACCGGACCGAACCGAACGTTTCAACCGGTTTGACCGAGAACTGGAGTTGAATCTGGTCCAATCAACCTTCAAAACCAATAGTGGGTTAAAACTGGAGTAAATCCGTAAAACTCGGACTGAACCGTCCAAAACCGTTCGAATCAAAGAATTGGTGTCGGTTTTGTAAAACTGACTGGTTCAAAAAAATGCATCAAATTGGtcattttttaaaatttgtttgAAAAGTTTAATATGGCAATATCAAAACTTAAAACATTTTCGATTCACAAAAAAAGAACTCCTTATTTTTTCTAAAAGCATACAAACTTCAAAGTTCTATCACTTTgttatagtttttctttcaactaCGTTCTATCATCGTTGCGTCGTTGTCGTTGTCCTGTTATGACTTGTTTGTCGTCTTTCAACTCGAATTTGCTTAATATTGTTCAATTAAATCtattatattgtttatttttagtaattttatcttatttcatttagatattcttaattatttgaattttattttaggtattatgttttattattttaattttgttttgaATTGGTTTAACTTATTTTAGTTTAATTCTTTAATTTATTCAAATTATTCTTAAATAAATGTTGAAATCAAAAGTACTACTATGTTATGTTATTATGAGTCTTATTGATATTGTTGTATAAATTTATAATggatttttgaaatatttattttattaaattgtgaacgtatgattaatttatttattaaattatgtatgacatatcaaaaatttaatttcatattattaatttatttaagaaatGGTTCAACGGTAGGTTTAACCGGTTGAACCAATTGAACCTTATACCGAAAGTTTCACCATCtgatttttaaaatattgattGCAGCGACGGGTGAGGGTGCGTGTAGAGGTTGTTTGCGGAGAAACTTCGGGGAATGGTTCGATCGGAGGAGATGTTTCAGCCGGTAGTGCTGATTTTCCAAAAAGACGTTTGATCAGTGGAGATGGCGGCGGTGTGGTGGGGATCAGAAAACTGATGCTGGAATGAGCAACGATAGTGGATGGAAGACAAATTAGAGTTTGGGACACGGTTTTCCAAAAGAAAATTCTCATTGGAAGACAGTGCGTCAATCGGATAAAGCACGGTGAAAGGTGGCATATCAATGGACTTTGGATATCATGTTAAGAAATATGGTTTAGGTCTACAAAACCAACTTGTAGGGAGAAgattgcccccacttataaacacataTTTAGGTCATATATTGTCTGGCGTAGGACTCTTAAGAGCAACAATGGAGTAGAATACATGTTTTACTTCGTAGATACAAGAATTCAATTGCCAATCTGAGAAGTCAATACACAAATGGAAAACAAACTTGCCCCTCAACAATGGAGGGCTTCTCAATTCTGAGTTGTCTCTGAACCACAAAGATCGGGTTCCTATCATATTCCATCTGCTCCTCTTGCACAAGAGAACTTAGTCACGCTCATTATGAATGGAGAAAATAAGACTACTTTACTGGTGAACAATAAAAAATTCCCAAAAAATGCAAACTAAAATTTTAAGATATAAAACAGTAGAACTTGTGAGGCTCCTTATGCTTAACTTACATACATAACAATATATAGCACAACATTATATCGAATATTACTGGTTAAATGACTTGATGAACTAGGGTACCATTACCTTTCTATCCATTtgtctcttcatctcttccctCCTCTCTTTCACTTGAATGGTATAAAGCTGCAATACGCATGAAACAGTAAGCTTTGGTAATAACAAGATAGATAGGGATATTGAAAAGTTCATTATCAAATATACAACAAGCTTTAGGACCTTCATTCAAAAGGGCAAAAAATGAAGGAACGCGGTGGTGAAGTGAGTGAATAAACCCTACAATCCATGTCAGGGACATCGAATTTCAAAATGGAAAAGAAAACCAAGGGGGAAATTTCACCACAAATATCTAATTAGTATCCAGTCGAAACAGAATAACAAAGGAGGAAGGGGCAAGTAATAATCATTGGCGGCGTTACTTCATTTTAGCGAGAAAGATGTACGAAAGCAAAGTAGCACAACATACTGCAAGCTTAGAAGTGTCCTTGAGTTGATATAGTAAGATTGGAATAGTTGTGATTCGAATCAAGAGAGTTGTTAGAACTATGTCTGCCCACCTGATACCAAGGagaaaaaaagtgaaaaaattTCTTTCAAAATTGATTTTGCATGAATTAATTCTGTAAAATTGATTCTAATCAAAAGTAAGTTGATCGTAAAGTGATTAATGTTTGGATAACTTTATGCAGAAGTGATTTGAAACAATAAATTTGTAAAAATCACGCTTAAACTCAAAAGTTATAAATTCTACCTCCAAGTAGAATCAACTCTAGAGGCGGAATCAATTCTATTTTAGAAGAACCAAACACCTCAAAATCAATTCTAGAATTATTTTTGCCTGCTAACCCAAACATACAttaaatattttatcaattagGAACTAACTAAGTCATTAAAGAACAATGTAGCAAGAAAATTATCAAAACCCTAAATTTCCATTCAACTCAAAAAGTTGCATAATCCATATTAATAATGAATAGCAAATGAAACTCACCAATTTAGCCCAGTGTAGGAATGCACAGCATCTATGGCATACTGCGCGGCTTGTATAGGCAAATAAGAATCAGCAGCAGCAATGGCAACTTCGCTAACAACCGGAGCCTGAGAAGCTACAGCCTCCATGGTGGTATCAATAAGAACATCAGCTACATCAGTCATTGCGGTAATCTTATCTAAATCGCGATCGATTGTCGACATATTTCGACAGAAATTATACCCAGCGAAGGGAGAAAGTTGTTTATTTTGAGAAGATGAGAAAAAACCCGTTGATCCATTAAGAGAGCTTGTTTGAATAAAATTACGAACTCGTGTTGAACTATATTTTTCTTCATGTTTCCCTTCATCGCTATGGAGAATGTAGCTGAAAGAACGGTGGCACTTCCGATCAATGAGTTTCCCTCTTTGCAAGAGACAGCGTCTATAAGCCATTGAAGTTCTATGAAATCATATTGCATAAACAAATAAAAACGATAGATAAGAGAAATAGAAAAATCCGAAAGAAGTGAATGAAAAGAGGAAAACCTGTAAGAAACTGAAATTTGAATTTTAGGGAGAAACTCTGGTTAATGTGCTGAAGCTGAGATAGGATTAGCAAACAAGTAATAGTATTCGAAGTTCAGTGAGATTAGGAGGAGCTTGGAGAACAATGGAGGGTGATAGAATATTTGCTACGAGGTAAAATAAAAATTAGGGTCAATAAAGAagaatatattatatatatagaaAAGTGTAgaaatttattttatttttttatagCATAAAGTTTTGTTTTAATTGATAGAATTGTGTTAGATGAATCGAGAATATATTATTGGAATAGATTGAAATTTTATTATCAATTATCATTATCAGGATAATAAAAAAACTAATATTTATCAAAATTATTAGACTCAAACTAATCTTAAATATTATTCTGCATATTAAtcattttaaataaaaataatatttaattaatattGCATGAATTAGATTTATTTATCTTTTAATAGATCATGTAATAATAAACGTAATAATGGTCCGCTTGTATTTTTGAAATATaaactaataaaaaataaaataataaacgTAAAGTAATTTAATAATACATATTTTTAGATTTTGTAGATTATGAATGCATCGTTTCACATTCTTAATCATGTCAGTTTTAAGGTACTTCAGAGTTTATATTTACACATTCAGCGTTTAATATACTTTCTCCGCCTTTTAAATATTTCATCTTCATTTCTCTTTGAAACGCTTTTTTTAAACTCTACTTCTTTCATAGATTGTCTTTCATTTTTATGGGGAAGAAATAGGTTACAATATCGTCATTTAACCTAAAATCGTTTGACGTACTCCGTTCAAAAAGGTGAAAATTTAATCCTTTTAACGATAGCTACAAACGCTATCatcatttttttaattgtttttttgtGTTGTTCATGATGTTTTGTATGAGTCAGATTCATGATGTTCTTCATCATCCATTCATTAGTGAAGTTGTGTGGCATTAACAAGGTTTCAATTACAAAGTTTAAAAGGTAAGATCTTCGATTTATCCTTCTTTAAACGGTAAGATATTTTATTCATGATAACTCAACCGTAAATCAATCTTACTAAACAGACAAACACCtaccaattgatccatcaaatcataAATCCCcagaagtggatacttgttcttgatAGTCATTTTATCCAATTgtcgatagtcaacacacaatCTCATgttaccatctttcttcttgaaTAGCAACATTGGCGCACCCCACGGAGAAACACTTGGTCGAACAAACTTCCTCTCAAGCAGCTCTTCTGATTGCTTCTTCAGTCACTCAGCTTTAAAGCAAACATTATATACGGCATCATCGACACAAGACTAATACCATGTATTAAGTCTATGGCAAACTCAACCTCACGCTCTAACGAAAATTCACTGATATCATCTGGAAACACTTTAGAAAAATCATACACCAATGATTACCCACCGATCACAACTTTGATCTCAACCTTCATAGAAGCTAATATCATAAACACTTCAACCTCATCCTTTACGAACTCATCTACTTGCTTGGCAAACACAAATAGCTCACCACTTGCATCAAACTCTAGAAATGACAATGACATGCTGAAATAGTTGATATGAACTTCAAATCTTTATCTTTAACAAACTCAGGAAACAACACTGAGTTATCCAAGAACCTACACTCTTACAAACAGCGGCACGATGAACCAACTCTTCGCACCTGAAACATCTCAGAGAAGCAGAAGCTTATACCCCACTTGTTTCAATCCCCTCCTGCAAACAAGCGGTGAGAAAAACAAACGAGCACCGATAGTATTTCACACATATGTCGGGTACTAGGGAACAAACAACATTACAAAAATTTGGTCGGACAGACCAaccagactctgataccactatTGTAACACTGTAACCCCGAAACTtatataacaagcattatacGCTGATTAAAGTGTTACCAACTTTAAAACAACTCAACTTTATTCAAATCGCAGCgaaaaatcaaatttaaaatacTTGACAAAATCATGTTTGTTCTCAACTTCAAAATAACGTCATAAAAACTTCTCAAAACATTATTTCAATTTCAACAAGTAAAACAAGTGTCTCAATCCCGATTTTACATGATTAGAGCATAGCCACTAACTAAACAATGAAACTAAATGGACGTAACTTTAAAAGCTATCTTCCACTCACAAAAGTAACTTTTAATCCTGATTATCTGCAAGATATTCATGGTGAACAACATCAAAGCAAAGGGGGTGAAAATTAACATCAATAATTTAATGGCATAAGCTGTAAGGTAGAATTCAAACATCTACAAATTCATCAATAATCGCACAACAATCATTATCACACCCAATTTATCATCATACACAACACAACCACATACTTATTCAATTAAATTATGCAATGGCACTCACAACTTCGACCAGACTCGTATGAATATGGTACCATATCATCATGAATTAGTTCACTCATGAGTTGGGTTCACCCTGCTCGAACCCTGAGTCCACTCTACTCGGATTCGGGACAAGCCACAAATATGTCATGCTCGGATAGTAACTTGTCTCTTTCATCAACAACGACAATATAATGAATGAATGTCAATACACCTTAATGCAACAACAACTTAATGTTTAAAGTCCCCTCCCAACAATAAACAAAACATGCATTGACTCAACGATAATAATTTCCCTCATAAACTATCATCCCATAACAACACAATCATATTTCATCAACACaattcatgctcatactcaaAACAGGTTCCACTATTGACCAATAAATTCGTCAATTATCAGGTCTCACTGTAATTCTACTGAGTTACTCAACTCAAACATTATCATATAA from Lathyrus oleraceus cultivar Zhongwan6 chromosome 7, CAAS_Psat_ZW6_1.0, whole genome shotgun sequence encodes the following:
- the LOC127107879 gene encoding mitochondrial inner membrane protein OXA1 isoform X1, whose protein sequence is MAYRRCLLQRGKLIDRKCHRSFSYILHSDEGKHEEKYSSTRVRNFIQTSSLNGSTGFFSSSQNKQLSPFAGYNFCRNMSTIDRDLDKITAMTDVADVLIDTTMEAVASQAPVVSEVAIAAADSYLPIQAAQYAIDAVHSYTGLNWWADIVLTTLLIRITTIPILLYQLKDTSKLALYTIQVKERREEMKRQMDRKILDREAALKAIVETQRPQIERLREKGVNPYLHFTGSFINCSIFITFFLAITNMAEKMPSFKHGGAFWFTDLSTPDALYIFPVLTALSYLVIVEYDMQKGTEGIPLSDRKKNISRALALLIVPFTVSFPKAVCCFWITSNLFSIPYGMGKERQNSHMQYHIVIICYFNML